In Paenibacillus sp. FSL R7-0345, a single window of DNA contains:
- a CDS encoding histidine kinase produces the protein MHKLTYYRRIQLSFLLFIILPILAVSVFSYTLLKQNMIEKFQLSNSSMLNVIAGEIERTIDDVTFASHYIVNDTGLRASLDNFADTGRINTYTDYTRFMKIKDSFSLITSKPLNNSIRMYLVNRAGFVISPDSENLTAMSGRLDQLLAKVDPFRPAVLQWLGLVKDEADGKGTYYIARVIGGGAAQPYTSVLLIAIRTSYFEQLLSRVEFGSPALFDGSGVRIAGGPDMALQPEKTPDAKLRLETVLDKTDWTLVYETSEEALTGQISRAFYTGIGLVLLFTLLFSVISLFFAKRLHSPIRKLQRVARQFTMGNRDMRLDIVGKDDIAELGSSFNLMLDEIEVLIANIEQEQEQKRVIELEALFMQIRPHFLINTLNSIKCSLILNNDQLHSSVIDSLMGLLRAYLKVSEPSTLEEECRLLGYYADIMNVRNEMELQLEFGLTPDLEKFAVPKLVLQPLVENAIVHGLVDRENPRIALSASREQGIVTIIIADNGWGMEEELLVALNRQLNDPESEEYAAYRRVGLRNVIQRLRLTFGPAAAMELCTNAQGGISAVLSIPEPDR, from the coding sequence ATGCATAAACTTACCTACTACCGGAGAATCCAGCTGTCGTTTCTGCTGTTCATTATATTGCCGATCCTCGCAGTCTCCGTCTTCTCGTATACCCTGCTCAAGCAGAATATGATCGAGAAATTCCAGCTGAGCAACAGCAGCATGCTGAACGTTATTGCCGGTGAGATCGAGCGGACCATTGATGATGTAACCTTTGCCTCGCATTATATTGTTAACGATACCGGCCTCCGTGCCTCACTGGATAATTTTGCTGATACCGGCCGGATAAACACATACACAGACTATACCCGGTTTATGAAAATCAAGGACAGCTTTTCGCTCATTACCTCCAAGCCCTTAAATAACAGCATCCGCATGTATCTGGTCAACCGGGCAGGGTTTGTCATTTCGCCTGATTCGGAGAATCTGACGGCAATGAGCGGGCGGCTGGACCAGCTGCTGGCTAAGGTTGACCCTTTCCGGCCTGCCGTACTGCAGTGGCTTGGCCTTGTAAAGGATGAAGCGGATGGCAAGGGGACTTATTATATCGCCAGAGTCATCGGCGGGGGAGCGGCACAGCCCTATACGTCAGTGCTGCTGATCGCTATCAGGACGTCTTATTTTGAGCAGCTGCTCAGCCGGGTGGAGTTTGGCTCGCCAGCCTTGTTTGACGGCAGCGGAGTGCGGATCGCCGGCGGCCCGGATATGGCGCTGCAGCCGGAGAAAACGCCGGACGCAAAGCTCCGTCTGGAGACAGTGCTGGACAAAACAGACTGGACACTTGTCTACGAAACGTCCGAGGAAGCGCTGACCGGGCAGATCTCACGTGCATTTTACACTGGAATTGGCCTGGTGCTGCTCTTTACCCTGCTGTTCTCCGTTATCTCGCTTTTCTTTGCGAAAAGGCTGCACAGCCCGATCCGCAAGCTGCAGCGGGTGGCCCGCCAGTTTACAATGGGCAACCGTGACATGCGGCTGGATATCGTCGGCAAGGATGATATTGCGGAGCTGGGCTCCTCCTTTAACCTGATGCTGGATGAAATTGAGGTGCTGATAGCCAATATCGAGCAGGAACAGGAGCAGAAGCGGGTGATTGAGCTGGAGGCCCTGTTTATGCAAATCCGGCCGCATTTTTTGATCAATACCCTGAATTCAATTAAATGCAGCCTGATCCTGAATAATGACCAGCTGCACAGCAGTGTTATCGATTCGCTGATGGGACTGCTCCGTGCTTATCTGAAGGTCAGTGAGCCTTCTACGCTGGAAGAGGAATGCCGGCTGCTCGGATATTATGCCGATATCATGAATGTACGCAATGAAATGGAGCTGCAGCTGGAATTCGGGCTGACGCCTGATCTGGAAAAGTTTGCTGTCCCGAAGCTGGTGCTTCAACCGCTTGTGGAGAATGCCATTGTCCATGGCCTGGTCGACCGTGAGAATCCCCGGATTGCGCTAAGCGCATCCAGGGAGCAGGGCATCGTCACTATAATCATTGCCGACAATGGCTGGGGAATGGAGGAAGAGCTGCTTGTGGCGCTGAACCGCCAGCTGAATGACCCGGAATCGGAAGAGTATGCCGCTTACCGGAGGGTAGGCTTGCGGAACGTGATTCAGCGTCTGCGTCTGACCTTTGGTCCGGCTGCGGCGATGGAGCTGTGTACAAACGCGCAAGGCGGCATTTCGGCTGTTCTCAGTATTCCGGAACCGGACCGTTAA